One Aquarana catesbeiana isolate 2022-GZ linkage group LG06, ASM4218655v1, whole genome shotgun sequence genomic region harbors:
- the LOC141147457 gene encoding olfactory receptor 5B12-like yields MRNQSILNEFLLSGLSDLPALQLPLFLFFLLIYLLTLIWNLLIIVLIVTDSHLHIPMYFFIGNLASLDLCYSSLTVPRMLFDLHTKTRKISIQACITQVFFFILFASCEDCLLSVMSYDRYTAICQPLHYTQIMSWKVCVQLASIAWCFSFINSLVHTLYAFKLTFCESDIIESFFCDLPQLFQISCSDIYINILLLFLLVGFLVVGSLILTIPSYVYIFKTVFKMQAKGNRSKVFSTCTSHLAVMFLYYGSGIFNYVWQSAGHHFPGDKVVAVFYTVILPFLNPIVYSLRNQNIRTAFQSVFRKIFSPN; encoded by the coding sequence ATGAGAAATCAGTCAATATTAAATGAATTCCTCCTCTCCGGACTATCTGaccttccagctctgcagctccctctttttctcttcttccttctcatcTACCTTCTGACATTAATCTGGAATTTGCTGATCATTGTCCTCATAGTCACCGACTCTCACCTCCATATTCCTATGTATTTCTTCATTGGGAACCTGGCCAGTTTGGACCTCTGTTATTCCTCATTAACTGTCCCACGAATGTTATTTGATCTTCACACCAAGACAAGAAAAATTTCCATACAGGCTTGTATAACCCAAGTCTTCTTCTTTATATTGTTTGCCAGTTGTGAAGATTGTCTGTTGTCTGTCATGTCCTATGATCGATATACCGCCATTTGTCAGCCATTACATTACACACAGATCATGAGTTGGAAAGTGTGTGTACAGTTGGCATCCATTGCATGGTGTTTCAGCTTTATCAATTCTTTAGTTCACACATTGTATGCCTTCAAATTAACATTTTGTGAATCGGATATTATAGAAAGCTTCTTCTGTGACCTTCCACAATTGTTTCAGATCTCCTGCAGTGATATCTACATCAACATTCTACTCCTCTTCCTCTTGGTTGGCTTCCTTGTAGTTGGGTCTCTAATACTGACCATCCCGTCCTATGTCTATATATTCAAAACTGTTTTTAAAATGCAAGCTAAGGGCAATAGAAGTAAAGTTTTTTCTACTTGTACCTCTCACCTGGCAGTGATGTTTTTGTATTATGGCTCTGGAATATTCAATTATGTTTGGCAAAGTGCTGGTCATCATTTTCCTGGTGACAAAGTGGTGGCCGTCTTTTACACAGTGATCCTTCCTTTCCTCAATCCTATAGTTTACAGTCTGAGGAACCAGAATATTAGAACAGCATTTCAAAGTGTTTTCAGGAAGATCTTTTCACCAAATTAG